Below is a genomic region from Hylemonella gracilis.
CGTGATCTGGTGCTGGGCCATATCGGAGATTCGCGCTGCTACCGTTTGCGCGAAGGCCAGTTGGCGCGCGTCACCCGTGACCATTCGCTCCTGCAGGAGCAACTGGATGCCGGGCTGATCACGGCGGAACAGGCGGCGGTTTCAGTGCATCGCAACCTGGTAACCCGTGCCCTGGGCGTGGACCCCGCGGTCTTGCTGGAAGTGCATACGCATGCGGTCCAGGCCGACGATCTGTACCTCATGTGCTCCGACGGCCTGTCCGACATGTTGCGCGACACGGACATCGCCAGATTGCTGCGCCTGCCCCTGAGCCTGGAGTTGCGGGCCCAGGCCTTGGTGGACATGGCCAATGACCGCGGTGGTCGCGACAACATCACCGTGCTGCTGGTCCATGCGCAGGGGCAGCGGTCCGCGCTGTGATTTTTCTCTCACCCTGAGGGCTTCCTTGCGCCGGTCTTGCCGACGATTGGGAATCGGCGGGTTATGCTTGCAGGATGTTGCGAAATGTTGCAGAAAAAAACGGCTTCGGGCATGATCGCGCGCGAACGGCCTCGGGTTTTTCTCCGCAAGTTTCTGTTTCAGGCAATTCAAGAGCGGGCTGATACGCGATGGAGCAAACATGAAGGTGCGGGTCTTGGGTTGTTCGGGCGCCATCGCGCGAGGTAGCCGCACCACTTCTTTCCTGGTCGACACGGACATCCTGGTGGATGCGGGCACCGGCGTCGGAGACCTGACAGTCGGTGAGATGTTGCGCATTGACCATGTCTTCATCACCCACGCACACCTGGACCACATCACGGCCCTGCCGCTGATGCTTGATGCCATGGGCGCACGACGGCGCGAGCCGGTGATGGTGCATGCCTTGCCCAAGACCATCGAAGCCTTGCGCGCGCACATCTTCAACAACCTCATCTGGCCTGACTTCAGTCGCATTCCCAGCGAGGCGGCGCCCTTCATGCGTTTCGCGCCCATCGAAACCGGCGAGGTGGTGGAAATTGGAGATCGACGTGTCGAGGCCTTGCCGGCCCAGCACACGGTGCCCGCCGTGGGTTACGCCGTGAGCGTGGACTCGGCTGGGCGCAAGGATGGCAGGGCAGCCACCTGGGTGTTCAGCGGTGACACCGGCCCCAATCCCGCGTTCTGGCGACGGGTCAATCAGTTGGACGATGTCCGCATGCTGGTGATCGAAACGGCTTTCAGCCGCCGGGAAAGCAAGCTGGCGGAGATCAGCCAGCATCTGGCGCCAGACACCCTGGCCCAGGAGCTGGCGCAGATCGCGCCTGGCAAGGACTATCCCATCTACATCACGCACACCAAGCCAACGGAAACGGTCCAGATCCTCGTGGAGCTGGGTGGACTCCAGAAGGATTCCGCCCAGAAATCTGGTGCGGCCGGCGCATTGGCGCGCGGCGGCCGTCTGTACGAATTGCATGGGTTGCAGGCCGGGCAAGAGTTCGATCTGTAGGCTGGGTGCTGATACCGGGCGCGAGGCCACAAAGCACGGACCTTGCCAGACAATCCAGGCATCCTGAAACAAAAATCCACGATCCGATTCGCACCGTCGTTTGACGCGCGTCAAGCATCGACGCCAGTGGGTCCGTGAAGGTCCTGCTCATCGTGGAAGTCTTGGGGTATTCTTCGCCGCTTTCGTGGCACCGCAAACCGCCGTGCCATGCCTTGTACGGGTCCTCCCCATCACCATCACCATTGCTCAAGAAGGAGTATTCATGAAGCACGCATTCCAAAAGGGGTTCACCCTGATCGAACTGATGATCGTCGTCGCGATCATCGGCATCCTGGCCGCCATCGCACTGCCCTGGTACCAGGACTATGCGGTGCGTGCCAAGATGTCGGAAGCGGTGCTGGCCGCGTCTCAATGCCGCACGGCGGTGAGCGAGGTCTACCAGGCCAAGGGTGGCACCGCCCTGCCCGCTGGTGGCGGCTGGGGTTGCGAATCGGCCAATCCGACAACCCAGTACGTCCGCGGCGTTCAAACGGATGAAAAAGGCGCCGTCCAGGTGACGGTGCACAACATCTCCGCCGACGTGGAGGACAAGACCCTGCTATTGGTCCCAGAGGTCAGCGACGGCAAGATCGTGGGCTGGAAATGCGGCCCCGGCACGGTGGACGCGAAGTACCTGCCTGGCGCCTGTCGCGAAACGGGCCTGACGGTGGGCACCCTCGCCCCCAGCTCGCCAACAACTGAAGCATCGGCGGCCGGTCCGGAGACTGGCCTTTCCGCATCCCACGCGCCTGGGCGATGGGGCGCCGCGATCAGGCGGCCACGTAGCTGCCGGACTTCCCGCCGTGCTTCTCCAACAGACGCACATCGTGGATCTGCATGCCCCGGTCCACGGCCTTGCACATGTCATAGATCGTGAGCAGGGCGATCTGGGTTGCGGTCAGCGCCTCCATTTCCACGCCCGTGGAGCCCACGGTTTCGGCGGTCACCGTACAACGCACGGATGAAATCGGGTTCGCTGGCAACAGCTCAAATGCCACCGCGACCCGCGTCAGCGCCAGGGGATGACACAGAGGGATCAGGTCGCTGGTCTTTTTTGCGGCCAAGATGCCCGCGATCCGCGCCACGCCCAGTACATCGCCTTTTTTCGCGTTGCCCGATTCGATCAAGGCCAGCGTGCCGGCTTGCATGTCGATTCGGCCGGTCGCCACCGCCACGCGTCGTGTGGTGGCCTTGTCGCCGACATCGACCATATGTGCCTGTCCGCTGGCATCGAAATGCGTCAAACCGTTCATGGAAAAGGCTTTATCAAAACATTACCTGGATCACGCATCATACGGGCCATGAGATTTGACGGTTTGAAGCGCAAGTTGCTGTGCCTGTCGCTCGCTTGCAGCGTCGGGGCCATGGCGCAGGGTAGCCCGAACGCCTTGCCTGCCCTGGGCGACGGACTGGAAATGAGCACGGGCGCGGAACGCCAGCTGGGTGATCGCATCGCGCGCGAGCTCTACCGCAGCAGCGCCTACGTGGATGACGCGGTTCTGGGCGACTATGTGGAAGGTCTCTGGTTGCGCCTCATGGCCGCCGCGCGCCTGCGGGGTGAGCTGAGGCCGGAGATGGACGAACAGTACGCTTGGACCGTCTTGTTGGGACGCGATCGCAGCGTCAACGCGTTCGCCTTGCCCGGAGGTTACATGGGCGTGCATCTTGGGCTGATTGCCTCGGTCGACGACGCGGATGAGCTGGCCTCCGTGCTTGCACATGAACTCAGCCACATCACGCAGCGCCATATCGCGCGCATGATCAGCCGTCAGGGACAGCAAGCCCCCTGGATGATTGCAGCGATGATTCTGGGCATCCTTGCCGCGTCATCGAGCCCGGACGCGGCCGGGGCTCTGATCGTGGGGGGACAGGCCGCCACCGTGCAGGGACAGCTGAACTTCTCGCGCGACATGGAGCGGGAAGCCGATCGCGTGGGTTATGGCGTGATGACGCAGGCGGGCTTCAACGGCCAGGGCTTCGCCAGCATGTTCCAGAAGTTGCTGCAGGCCAATCGCCACAACGACACGGGCGCTTTTCCTTACCTGCGCAGCCATCCCTTGACGACCGAGCGGATCGCCGACATGCAGGCGCGGCAACAGTTGCAAGCCAGCTCGGCCCAAGTGGCGGACACAGACACTGCGATGGCCCATGCCATGTTGGCGGCGCGCGCCCGCGTGCTGGCCGATCCATCCGTCGATATGCTGCGCGCCGCCGTGGCGCAGGCGGAGGTTCAGCTGCCAGGGACAAGTGTTACGGACCCGCC
It encodes:
- a CDS encoding Stp1/IreP family PP2C-type Ser/Thr phosphatase, whose translation is MAASSLSYKFCARTDQGRVRGNNEDAYAVDDAAGLAVLADGMGGYNAGEVASSMACTNIQRDLSGWFRADDAGTPVTLDDIRRVLERSVAQANAAVLQASREHSEYAGMGTTLVVGVFHGRDLVLGHIGDSRCYRLREGQLARVTRDHSLLQEQLDAGLITAEQAAVSVHRNLVTRALGVDPAVLLEVHTHAVQADDLYLMCSDGLSDMLRDTDIARLLRLPLSLELRAQALVDMANDRGGRDNITVLLVHAQGQRSAL
- a CDS encoding 3',5'-cyclic-nucleotide phosphodiesterase is translated as MKVRVLGCSGAIARGSRTTSFLVDTDILVDAGTGVGDLTVGEMLRIDHVFITHAHLDHITALPLMLDAMGARRREPVMVHALPKTIEALRAHIFNNLIWPDFSRIPSEAAPFMRFAPIETGEVVEIGDRRVEALPAQHTVPAVGYAVSVDSAGRKDGRAATWVFSGDTGPNPAFWRRVNQLDDVRMLVIETAFSRRESKLAEISQHLAPDTLAQELAQIAPGKDYPIYITHTKPTETVQILVELGGLQKDSAQKSGAAGALARGGRLYELHGLQAGQEFDL
- the moaC gene encoding cyclic pyranopterin monophosphate synthase MoaC, which produces MNGLTHFDASGQAHMVDVGDKATTRRVAVATGRIDMQAGTLALIESGNAKKGDVLGVARIAGILAAKKTSDLIPLCHPLALTRVAVAFELLPANPISSVRCTVTAETVGSTGVEMEALTATQIALLTIYDMCKAVDRGMQIHDVRLLEKHGGKSGSYVAA
- a CDS encoding M48 family metalloprotease, which gives rise to MRFDGLKRKLLCLSLACSVGAMAQGSPNALPALGDGLEMSTGAERQLGDRIARELYRSSAYVDDAVLGDYVEGLWLRLMAAARLRGELRPEMDEQYAWTVLLGRDRSVNAFALPGGYMGVHLGLIASVDDADELASVLAHELSHITQRHIARMISRQGQQAPWMIAAMILGILAASSSPDAAGALIVGGQAATVQGQLNFSRDMEREADRVGYGVMTQAGFNGQGFASMFQKLLQANRHNDTGAFPYLRSHPLTTERIADMQARQQLQASSAQVADTDTAMAHAMLAARARVLADPSVDMLRAAVAQAEVQLPGTSVTDPPQPSARQAAVLYAAAWAAGELRDPMTAQKWWTRLQAMALARPQAAYQVRLLGAELALSAGDAPRALALLDLPVPTVAASEKIPRAQRLLRARALTMAGLDGAARAAQMLQVWLAEHPRDAQAWQLLSAACTAQGQTLRAVRADAEAYVVHFDYAAARDRYVAAQDLIRRGATSNDYIEASIIETRSKQVDALLREQMRER